The genomic window TTTCACTGCAACGTAGGATATCAAACAGTTGGATTTTGTATTCAAATTCTagatagatttagaaaaaaaatgtcaacaatgtcttctatatgtatttttttttctagaaattaaGCTTCNNNNNNNNNNNNNNNNNNNNNNNNNNNNNNNNNNNNNNNNNNNNNNNNNNNNNNNNNNNNNNNNNNNNNNNNNNNNNNNNNNNNNGNNNNNNNNNNNNNNNNNNNNNNNNNNNNNNNNNNNNNNNNNNNNNNNNNNNNNNNNNNNNNNNNNNNNNNNNNNNNNNNNNNNNNNNNNNNNNNNNNNNNNANNNNNNNNNNNNNNNNNNNNNNNNNNNNNNNNNNNNNNNNNNNNNNNNNNNNNNNNNNNNNNNNNNNNNNNNNNNNNNNNNNATCACCATAGGACtgattaaaaaggtaaaataatttgATGAATCAATTGAGGATAATCTTGAAACTGCTCGATTTTTTGCGTAATcgacatctttctttctctctataccaATTACAGATATTAGATTAAATCGTCATGTTAAAGATTTTcttcttactttatttattttttatcaNNNNNNNNNNNNNNNNNNNNNNNNNNNNNNNNNNNNNNNNNNNNNNNNNNNNNNNNNNNNNNNNNNNNNNNNNNNNNNNNNNNNNNNNNNNNNNNNNNNNCCCCCTCACCAACCTcgtcctcacccccttttccctcttttctccttcttttcccccactcccccctcccataGCAGTATCACTCAATTAACCcctccatttttctttcgtacaNNNNNNNNNNNNNNNNNNNNNNNNNNNNNNNNNNNNNNNNNNNNNNNNNNNNNNNNNNNNNNNNNNNNNNNNNNNNNNNNNNNNNNNNNNNNNNNNNNNNNNNNNNNNNNNNNNNNNNNNNNNNNNNNNNNNNNNNNNNNNNNNNNNNNNNNNNNNNNNNNNNNNNNNNNNNNNNNNNNNNNNNNNNNNNNNNNNNNNNNNNNNNNNNNNNNNNNNNNNNNNNNNNNNNNNNNNNNNNNNNNNNNNNNNNNNNNNNNNNNNNNNNNNNNNNNNNNNNNNNNNNNNNNNNNNNNNNNNNNNNNNNNNNNNNNNNNNNNNNNNNNNNNNNNNNNNNNNNNNNNNNNNNNNNNNNNNNNNNNNNNNNNNNNNNNNNNNNNNNNNNNNNNNNNNNNNNNNNNNNNNNNNNNNNNNNNNNNNNNNNNNNNNNNNNNNNNNNNNNNNNNNNNNNNNNNNNNNNNNNNNNNNNNNNNNNNNNNNNNNNNNNNNNNNNNNNNNNNNNNNNNNNNNNNNNNNNNNNNNNNNNNNNNNNNNCCAAATTTCTCTCCGCTTCAAGATCAAACCAGTGGAAAAGCTCTTGGATGTGCAAATGACTGagtaatattcatttattctgCAACAGNNNNNNNNNNNNNNNNNNNNNNNNNNNNNNNNNNNNNNNNTATGAGTTTGCGTGTTTGCAATGAGCGCCGATCAAACTTAATTTGCATANNNNNNNNNNNNNNNNNNNNNNNNNNNNNNNNNNNNNNNNNNNNNNNNNNNNNNNNNNNNNNNNNNNNNNNNNNNNNNNNNNNNNNNNNNNNNNNNNNNNNNNNNNNNNNNNNNNNNNNNNNNNNNNNNNNNNNNNNNNNNNNNNNNNNNNNNNNNNNNNNNNNNNNNNNNNNNNNNNNNNNNNNNNNNNNNNNNNNNNNNNNNNNNNNNNNNNNNNNNNNNNNNNNNNNNNNNNNNNNNNNNNNNNNNNNNNNNNNNNNNNNNNNNNNNNNNNNNNNNNNNNNNNNNNNNNNNNNNNNNNNNNNNNNNNNNNNNNNNNNNNNNNNNNNNNNNNNNNNNNNNNNNNNNNNNNNNNNNNNNNNNNNNNNNNNNNNNNNNNNNNNNNNNNNNNNNNNNNNNNNNNNNNNNNNNNNNNNNNNNNNNNNNNNNNNNNNNNNNNNNNNNNNNNNNNNNNNNNNNNNNNNNNNNNNNNNNNNNNNNNNNNNNNNNNNNNNNNNNNNNNNNNNNNNNNNNNNNNNNNNNNNNNNNNNNNNNNNNNNNNNNNNNNNNNNNNNNNNNNNNNNNNNNNNNNNNNNNNNNNNNNNNNNNNNNNNNNNNNNNNNNNNNNNNNNNGCTGACACAAAACATTCTCCGACCGTGGAAATCTAGGAGGANNNNNNNNNNNNNNNNNNNNNNNNNNNNNNNNNNNNNNNNNNNNNNNNNNNNNNNNNNNNNNNNNNNNNNNNNNNNNNNNNNNNNNNNNNNNNNNNNNNNNNNNNNNNNNNNNNNNNNNNNNNNNNNNNNNNNNNNNNNNNNNNTAGAGAGAGAAAATTCCACACATAGAGATAATATGAACGAATGGACTAGAGTATAAGTANNNNNNNNNNNNNNNNNNNNNNNNNNNNNNNNNNNNNNNNNNNNNNNNNNNNNNNNNNNNNNNNNNNNNNNNNNNNNNNNNNNNNNNNNNNNNNNNNNNNNNNNNNNNNNNNNNNNNNNNNNNNNNNNNNAAGAAAGAAAANNNNNNNNNNNNNNNNNNNNNNNNNNNggaagaaaagagaggaaatatatcTACCCCAAGTATAACCTTTCCAANNNNNNNNNNNNNNNNNNNNNNNNNNNNNNNNNNNNTTAATTCACTGCAACATCTGTGAGTCTGAAATTCTGCACTCAGCGCGCTGTGATGAGGTTGCTACTGCTGcatttaataataagaaatgagaaaCTGCTAACTCCCGCTGACTCTGCTGACGTGGCTAAAACTGCCAAAATCTCAAAGAATAGTTTGCTGACTGTTGgctgtttctcctttcttatgAAGGCAGTTTAGACCGTTAGTCCGGTTTTGGTTTTGAAAAGATTTAGACAGAGAAGAACTGATCGCTGGTTAGACTTCGTATATAAAATGGACGATGATTGTGGCTNNNNNNNNNNNNNNNNNNNNNNNNNNNNNNNNNNNNNNNNNNNNNNNNNNNNNNNNNNNNNNNNNNNNNNNNNNNNNNNNNNNNNNNNNNNNNNNNNNNNNNNNNNNNNNNNNNNNNNNNNNNNNNNNNNNNNNNNNNNNNNNNNNNNNNNNNNNNNNNNNNNNNNNNNNNNNNNNNNNNNNNNNNNNNNNNNNNNNNNNNNNNNNNNNNNNNNNNNNNNNNNNNNNNNNNNNNNNNNNNNNNNNNNNNNNNNNNNNNNNNNNNNNNNNNNNNNNNNNNNNNNNNNNNNNNNNNNNNNNNNNNNNNNNNNNNNNNNNNNNNNNNNNNNNNNNNNNNNNNNNNNNNNNNNNNNNNNNNNNNNNNNNNNNNNNNNNNNNNNNNNNNNNNNNNNNNNNNNNNNNNNNNNNNNNNNNNNNNNNNNNNNNNNNNNNNNNNNNNNNNNNNNNNNNNNNNNNNNNNNNNNNNNNNNNNNNNNNNNNNNNNNNNNNNNNNNNNNNNNNNNNNNNNNNNNNNNNNNNNNNNNNNNNNNNNNNNNNNNNNNNNNNNNNNNNNNNNNNNNNNNNNNNNNNNNNNNNNNNNNNNNNNNNNNNNNNNNNNNNNNNNNNNNNNNNNNNNNNNNNNNNNNNNNNNNNNNNNNNNNNNNNNNNNNNNNNNNNNNNNNNNNNNNNNNNNNNNNNNNNNNNNNNNNNNNNNNNNNNNNNNNNNNNNNNNNNNNNNNNNNNNNNNNNNNNNNNNNNNNNNNNNNNNNNNNNNNNNNNNNNNNNNNNNNNNNNNNNNNNNNNNNNNNNNNNNNNNNNNNNNNNNNNNNNNNNNNNNNNNNNNNNNNNNNNNNNNNNNNNNNNNNNNNNNNNNNNNNNNNNNNNNNNNNNNNNNNNNNNNNNNNNNNNNNNNNNNNNNNNNNNNNNNNNNNNNNNNNNNNNNNNNNNNNNNNNNNNNNNNNNNNNNNNNNNNNNNNNNNNNNNNNNNNNNNNNNNNNNNNNNNNNNNNNNNNNNNNNNNNNNNNNNNNNNNNNNNNNNNNNNNNNNNNNNNNNNNNNNNNNtaattataacaataacaataacaagaaatggAGCCAAAACCAAACCGTTTTTCANNNNNNNNNNNNNNNNNNNNNNNNNNNNNNNNAAGTCCAAATCTCACGCGCGCAGAATGAAATAACTTTCGACAATAATTTATCATTTGAATTCagaccttttcccttcttctctctcttccctctcttctccccttccttcccccacctcccccatatTTGTCGGGTAAACAGAGAGGCCAAGAAAAAAGTCGGAGGTTGGACGTTCACTCGCCAAGTCAGGTCgatggaggatgagggagagggggttgggggtgagggggaggggggttaggggggtgagggggcgagggaggggcgtaaaggggaggggggaagaggggaaaggaattggGATTTCAATTCTGGNNNNNNNNNNNNNNNNNNNNNNNNNNNNNNNNNNNNNNNNNNNNNNNNNNNNNNNNNNNNNNNNNNNNNNNNNNNNNNNNNNNNNNNNNNNNNNNNNNNNNNNNNNNNNNNNNNNNNNNNNNNNNNNNNNNNNNNNNNNNNNNNNNNNNNNNNNNNNNNNNNNNNNNNNNNNNNNNNNNNNNNNNNNNNNNNNNNNNNNNNNNNNNNNNNNNNNNNNNNNNNNNNNNNNNNNNNNNNNNNNNNNNNNNNNNNNNNNNNNNNNNNNNNNNNNNNNNNNNNNNNNNNNNNNNNNNNNNNNNNNNNNNNNNNNNNNNNNNNNNNNNNNNNNNNNNNNNNNNNNNNNNNNNNNNNNNNNNNNNNNNNNNNNNNNNNNNNNNNNNNNNNNNNNNNNNNNNNNNNNNNNNNNNNNNNNNNNNNNNNNNNNNNNNNNNNNNNNNNNNNNNNNNNNNNNNNNNNNNNNNNNNNNNNNNNNNNNNNNNNNNNNNNNNNNNNNNNNNNNNNNNNNNNNNNNNNNNNNNNNNNNNNNNNNNNNNNNNNNNNNNNNNNNNNNNNNNNNNNNNNNNNNNNNNNNNNNNNNNNNNNNNNNNNNNNNNNNNNNNNNNNNNNNNNNNNNNNNNNNNNNNNNNNNNNNNNNNNNNNNNNNNNNNNNNNNNNNNNNNNNNNNNNNNNNNNNNNNNNNNNNNNNNNNNNNNNNNNNNNNNNNNNNNNNNNNNNNNNNNNNNNNNNNNNNNNNNNNNNNNNNNNNNNNNNNNNNNNNNNNNNNNNNNNNNNNNNNNNNNNNNNNNNNNNNNNNNNNNNNNNNNNNNNNNNNNNNNNNNNNNNNNNNNNNNNNNNNNNNNNNNNNNNNNNNNNNNNNNNNNNNNNNNNNNNNNNNNNNNNNNNNNNNNNNNNNNNNNNNNNNNNNNNNNNNNNNNNNNNNNNNNNNNNNNNNNNNNNNNNNNNNNNNNNNNNNNNNNNNNNNNNNNNNNNNNNNNNNNNNNNNNNNNNNNNNNNNNNNNNNNNNNNNNNNNNNNNNNNNNNNNNNNNNNNNNNNNNNNNNNNNNNNNNNNNNNNNNNNNNNNNNNNNNNNNNNNNNNNNNNNNNNNNNNNNNNNNNNNNNNNNNNNNNNNNNNNNNNNNNNNNNNNNNNNNNNNNNNNNNNNNNNNNNNNNNNNNNNNNNNNNNNNNNNNNNNNNNNNNNNNNNNNNNNNNNNNNNNNNNNNNNNNNNNNNNNNNNNNNNNNNNNNNNNNNNNNNNNNNNNNNNNNNNNNNNNNNNNNNNNNNNNNNNNNNNNNNNNNNNNNNNNNNNNNNNNNNNNNNNNNNNNNNNNNNNNNNNNNNNNNNNNNNNNNNNNNNNNNNNNNNNNNNNNNNNNNNNNNNNNNNNNNNNNNNNNNNNNNNNNNNNNNNNNNNNNNNNNNNNNNNNNNNNNNNNNNNNNNNNNNNNNNNNNNNNNNNNNNNNNNNNNNNNNNNNNNNNNNNNNNNNNNNNNNNNNNNNNNNNNNNNNNNNNNNNNNNNNNNNNNNNNNNNNNNNNNNNNNNNNNNNNNNNNNNNNNNNNNNNNNNNNNNNNNNNNNNNNNNNNNNNNNNNNNNNNNNNNNNNNNNNNNNNNNNNNNNNNNNNNNNNNNNNNNNNNNNNNNNNNNNNNNNNNNNNNNNNNNNNNNNNNNNNNNNNNNNNNNNNNNNNNNNNNNNNNNNNNNNNNNNNNNNNNNNNNNNNNNNNNNNNNNNNNNNNNNNNNNNNNNNNNNNNNNNNNNNNNNNNNNNNNNNNNNNNNNNNNNNNNNNNNNNNNNNNNNNNNNNNNNNNNNNNNNNNNNNNNNNNNNNNNNNNNNNNNNNNNNNNNNNNNNNNNNNNNNNNNNNNNNNNNNNNNNNNNNNNNNNNNNNNNNNNNNNNNNNNNNNNNNNNNNNNNNNNNNNNNNNNNNNNNNNNNNNNNNNNNNNNNNNNNNNNNNNNNNNNNNNNNNNNNNNNNNNNNNNNNNNNNNNNNNNNNNNNNNNNNNNNNNNNNNNNNNNNNNNNNNNNNNNNNNNNNNNNNNNNNNNNNNNNNNNNNNNNNNNNNNNNNNNNNNNNNNNNNNNNNNNNNNNNNNNNNNNNNNNNNNNNNNNNNNNNNNNNNNNNNNNNNNNNNNNNNNNNNNNNNNNNNNNNNNNNNNNNNNNNNNNNNNNNNNNNNNNNNNNNNNNNNNNNNNNNNNNNNNNNNNNNNCAGAAGTTGNNNNNNNNNNNNNNNNNNNNNNNNNNNNNNNNNNNNNNNNNNNNNNNNNNNNNNNNNNNNNNNNNNNNNNNNNNNNNNNNNNNNNNNNNNNNNNNNNNNNNNNNNNNNNNNNNNNNNNNNNNNNNNNNNNNNNNNNNNNNNNNNNNNNNNNNNNNNNNNNNNNNNNNNNNNNNNNNNNNNNNNNNNNNNNNNNNNNNNNNNNNNNNNNNNNNNNNNNNNNNNNNNNNNNNNNNNNNNNNNNNNNNNNNNNNNNNNNNNNNNNNNNNNNNNNNNNNNNNNNNNNNNNNNNNNNNNNNNNNNNNNNNNNNNNNNNNNNNNNNNNNNNNNNNNNNNNNNNNNNNNNNNNNNNNNNNNNNNNNNNNNNNNNNNNNNNNNNNNNNNNNNNNNNNNNNNNNNNNNNNNNNNNNNNNNNNNNNNNNNNNNNNNNNNNNNNNNNNNNNNNNNNNNNNNNNNNNNNNNNNNNNNNNNNNNNNNNNNNNNNNNNNNNNNNNNNNNNNNNNNNNNNNNNNNNNNNNNNNNNNNNNNNNNNNNNNNNNNNNNNNNNNNNNNNNNNNNNNNNNNNNNNNNNNNNNNNNNNNNNNNNNNNNNNNNNNNNNNNNNNNNNNNNNNNNNNNNNNNNNNNNNNNNNNNNNNNNNNNNNNNNNNNNNNNNNNNNNNNNNNNNNNNNNNNNNNNNNNNNNNNNNNNNNNNNNNNNNNNNNNNNNNNNNNNNNNNNNNNNNNNNNNNNNNNNNNNNNNNNNNNNNNNNNNNNNNNNNNNNNNNNNNNNNNNNNNNNNNNNNNNNNNNNNNNNNNNNNNNNNNNNNNNNNNNNNNNNNNNNNNNNNNNNNNNNNNNNNNNNNNNNNNNNNNNNNNNNNNNNNNNNNNNNNNNNNNNNNNNNNNNNNNNNNNNNNNNNNNNNNNNNNNNNNNNNNNNNNNNNNNNNNNNNNNNNNNNNNNNNNNNNNNNNNNNNNNNNNNNNNNNNNNNNNNNNNNNNNNNNNNNNNNNNNNNNNNNNNNNNNNNNNNNNNNNNNNNNNNNNNNNNNNNNNNNNNNNNNNNNNNNNNNNNNNNNNNNNNNNNNNNNNNNNNNNNNNNNNNNNNNNNNNNNNNNNNNNNNNNNNNNNNNNNNNNNNNNNNNNNNNNNNNNNNNNNNNNNNNNNNNNNNNNNNNNNNNNNNNNNNNNNNNNNNNNNNNNNNNNNNNNNNNNNNNNNNNNAGNNNNNNNNNNNNNNNNNNNNNNNNNNNNNNNNNNNNNNNNNNNNNNNNNNNNNNNNNNNNNNNNNNNNNNNNNNNNNNNNNNNNNNNNNNNNNNNNNNNNNNNNNNNNNNNNNNNNNNNNCTTTGAAGCTTTTAAGGAATTTGGACTCAAGTCGAGTANNNNNNNNNNNNNNNNNNNNNNNNNNNNNNNNCAGACGTCTTGCTCTCAcacgaaaagaatgaaaaatgaaagcaaggaatgaggggaaaaatgaagggaaTGAGGAAATTAAATGTGAGTGAAACAgtaagaagacgaggaggaggaggagNNNNNNNNNNNNNNNNNNNNNNNNNNNNNNNNNNNNNNCGAAAATAAGGAAAGTGAAAGCAGGAAATAagggaaacaaaatacaaaaataaagaaattaaatgNNNNNNNNNNNNNNNNNNNNNNNNNNNNNNNNNNNNNNNNNNNNNNNNNNNNNNNNNNNNNNNNNNNNNNNNNNNNNNNNNNNNNNNNNNNNNNNNNNNNNNNNNNNNNNNNNNNNNNNNNNNNNNNNNNNNNNNNNNNNNNNNNNNNNNNNNNNNNNNNNNNNNNNNNNNNNNNNNNNNNNNNNNNNNNNNNNNNNNNNNNNNNNNNNNNNNNNNNNNNNNNNNNNNNNNNNNNNNNNNNNNNNNNNNNNNNNNNNNNNNNNNNNNNNNNNNNNNNNNNNNNNNNNNNNNNNNNNNNNNNNNNNNNNNNNNNNNNNNNNNNNNNNNNNNNNNNNNNNNNNNNNNNNNNNNNNNNNNNNNNNNNNNNNNNNNNNNNNNNNNNNNNNNNNNNNNNNNNNNNNNNNNNNNNNNNNNNNNNNNNNNNNNNNNNNNNNNNNNNNNNNNNNNNNNNNNNNNNNNNNNNNNNNNNNNNNNNNNNNNNNNNNNNNNNNNNNNNNNNNNNNNNNNNNNNNNNNNNNNNNNNNNNNNNNNNNNNNNNNNNNNNNNNNNNNNNNNNNNNNNNNNNNNNNNNNNNNNNNNNNNNNNNNNNNNNNNNNNNNNNNNNNNNNNNNNNNNNNNNNNNNNNNNNNNNNNNNNNNNNNNNNNNNNNNNNNNNNNNNNNNNNNNNNNNNNNNNNNNNNNNNNNNNNNNNNNNNNNNNNNNNNNNNNNNNNNNNNNNNNNNNNNNNNNNNNNNNNNNNNNNNNNNNNNNNNNNNNNNNNNNNNNNNNNNNNNNNNNNNNNNNNNNNNNNNNNNNNNNNNNNNNNNNNNNNNNNNNNNNNNNNNNNNNNNNNNNNNNNNNNNNNNNNNNNNNNNNNNNNNNNNNNNNNNNNNNNNNNNNNNNNNNNNNNNNNNNNNNNNNNNNNNNNNNNNNNNNNNNNNNNNNNNNNNNNNNNNNNNNNNNNNNNNNNNNNNNNNNNNNNNNNNNNNNNNNNNNNNNNNNNNNNNNNNNNNNNNNNNNNNNNNNNNNNNNNNNNNNNNNNNNNNNNNNNNNTCCAAACAATATATCCTGGTAATGACTCTTCTAGTGAATAAAATGCGGTTTGATTGAATTTGAAATTAACACTTTATCAATGATTATGATTAGTAAAATCTGTTACTAAAACTTTTTGGAGAGATGGTTACGAGAATTCACAGCGCGACATATGCAACAGATACATCTGcaactgcatgtatatatgtagatggatgAGCTGTATATTAATGCATNNNNNNNNNNNNNNNNNNNNNNNNNNNNNNNNNNNNNNNNNNNNNNNNNNNNNNNNNNNNNNNNNNNNNNNNNNNNNNNNNNNNNNNNNNNNNNNNNNNNNNNNNNNNNNNNNNNNNNNNNNNNNNNNNNNNNNNNNNNNNNNNNNNNNNNNNNNNNNNNNNNNNNNNNNNNNNNNNNNNNNNNNNNNNNNNNNNNNNNNNNNNNNNNNNNNNNNNNNNNNNNNNNNNNNNNNNNNNNNNNNNNNNNNNNNNNNNNNNNNNNNNNNNNNNNNNNNNNNNNNNNNNNNNNNNNNNNNNNNNNNNNNNNNNNNNNNNNNNNNNNNNNNNNNNNNNNNNNNNNNNNNNNNNNNNNNNNNNNNNNNNNNNNNNNNNNNNNNNNNNNNNNNNNNNNNNNNNNNNNNNNNNNNNNNNNNNNNNNNNNNNNNNNNNNNNNNNNNNNNNNNNNNNNNNNNNNNNNNNNNNNNNNNNNNNNNNNNNNNNNNNNNNNNNNNNNNNNNNNNNNNNNNNNNNNNNNNNNNNNNNNNNNNNNNNNNNNNNNNNNNNNNNNNNNNNNNNNNNNNNNNNNNNNNNNNNNNNNNNNNNNNNNNNNNNNNNNNNNNNNNNNNNNNNNNNNNNNNNNNNNNNNNNNNNNNNNNNNNNNNNNNNNNNNNNNNNNNNNNNNNNNNNNNNNNNNNNNNNNNNNNNNNNNNNNNNNNNNNNNNNNNNNNNNNNNNNNNNNNNNNNNNNNNNNNNNNNNNNNNNNNNNNNNNNNNNNNNNNNNNNNNNNNNNNNNNNNNNNNNNNNNNNNNNNNNNNNNNNNNNNNNNNNNNNNTATCGCCGATAATAACGAACTTCGTGTTGTTTACATTTCATGAAATTTCCTGTCCAAATATGGTAATTCTAGTCCGTGGAAATCAGCTATAGCACGTTAATGCCCCCAGTAGACGAGGGGGACACGGAATAACGAGGGAATTTTGCGTGAATGGCATCGGGAATATAGTGAAAACAGCGATGGAGGGAAACTACTGTTGCTTACGTCACCAAAACAGTGCACGTCATCGCTCGAGGCTTCAAGGCGACTTTTATCGGGAAAATAACTAGATCCTGATATTGAACAGATTTTTAAAGAGCATCGCAGACTATGAATTGCATTGAGTGCAAGATCCAGCGGAGGAAAAGTTAGTGCAAACCTGTGGGTTTTGCAATTCTACAATTTCgtgaatttataatttaattttttttttgtagtttgtgaCGTGAAAATTGCAATTTTGCAATAGAAGAGTCGTTGCAAACCTGTAGGTGCAATGGCAGAGTGAttgtaaaggtaatgataataattaatcataatcacgTGAAATTCTTATTGCAATAATACTCACTGTGCACGTACGCACGCAAACGGATATATGTAAAGTGCACTTGNNNNNNNNNNNNNNNNNNNNNNNNNNNNNNNNNNNNNNNNNNNNNNNNNNNNNNNNNNNNNNNNNNNNNNNNNNNNNNNNNNNNNNNNNNNNNNNNNNNNNNNNNNNNNNNNNNNNNNNNNNNNNNNNNNNNNNNNNNNNNNNNNNNNNNNNNNNNNNNNNNNNNNNNNNNNNNNNNNNNNNNNNNNNNNNNNNNNNNNNNNNNNNNNNNNNNNNNNNNNNNNNNNNNNNNNNNNNNNNNNNNNNNNNNNNNNNNNNNNNNNNNNNNNNNNNNNNNNNNNNNNNNNNNNNNNNNNNNNNNNNNNNNNNNNNNNNNNNNNNNNNNNNNNNNNNNNNNNNNNNNNNNNNNNNNNNNNNNNNNNNNNNNNNNNNNNNNNNNNNNNNNNNNNNNNNNNNNNNNNNNNNNNNNNNNNNNNNNNNNNNNNNNNNNNNNNNNNNNNNNNNNNNNNNNNNNNNNNNNNNNNNNNNNNNNNNNNNNNNNNNNNNNNNNNNNNNNNNNNNNNNNNNNNNNNNNNNNNNNNNNNNNNNNNNNNNNNNNNNNNNNNNNNNNNNNNNNNNNNNNNNNNNNNNNNNNNNNNNNNNNNNNNNNNNNNNNNNNNNNNNNNNNNNNNNNNNNNNNNNNNNNNNNNNNNNNNNNNNNNNNNNNNNNNNNNNNNNNNNNNNNNNNNNNNNNNNNNNNNNNNNNNNNNNNNNNNNNNNNNNNNNNNNNNNNNNNNNNNNNNNNNNNNNNNNNNNNNNNNNNNNNNNNNNNNNNNNNNNNNNNNNNNNNNNNNNNNNNNNNNNNNNNNNNNNNNNNNNNNNNNNNNNNNNNNNNNNNNNNNNNNNNNNNNNNNNNNNNNNNNNNNNNNNNNNNNNNNNNNNNNNNNNNNNNNNNNNNNNNNNNNNNNNNNNNNNNNNNNNNNNNNNNNNNNNNNNNNNNNNNNNNNNNNNNNNNNNNNNNNNNNNNNNNTCGGAATCTACGACCATAGATTTCGACGCCGATATTCTCGATATGGTGGAGTCCTTGGGGATCGAGTTGGTCGAGACGGACGTGAGCTGCGAAAACAAGGACTTCGACAAGGAATCCTTCGATATGGTGGGGTCCCTGGGGGTCGAGACGGCCGACGCTGCCCTCAGCAGTCAGGAGCAGGTCGCTGTCTCCTCCCCGAAGCAGGTGCGCCCCCCCAAGCGCGTCCGGGAGGACCAAGGAGCCGAGCCTCAGCAGAAGACGGCCAAGAATGCTGTTAGTGAGGTGCAGACTCCGCAGCAGAGGGAGGAGAGCCACGCGACGCCCATTCAGCCCAAGACAATGTCCGCGCTCTTCGAGAAATGTTCCTCCACGCTGTTTTCCATTAAATTCAAGAACATTTCTTTCCCGAGGAGGTTGGTCGAAGCAGAGGTTAGCGCCCTCACGCGTTTCTGCCTAGACTTCCAGGTGCCCGTCCTGTCTCGTGCTTAGCTTCACGACTGCATGGGCATACTGCCCAGGCATCTGGGCAAGGGCGGCTACGGCACCGCGCTCCTCAATGACCACAAGGAACTCGTGATGAAGTACGCGCAGACCCTGCACACATTCCGAAGCTTCATCGTGGAGGCGAAGACGATGGCGCTGTTTTGCGAGTACCACGGAGTCCAGCGCCTCGTGGGCGTGTGTCTGGAGAAGATGTGTCTCGTGACCAAGTACGCCGGCCAGAGCCTCGACGCCCACGTGGTCGGCCGCATGCACAAGGAGCACAGGATATCTGTTGTGAAGCAGGTATGCAACATCTTGCAAAGCATGCACAAGCATGGCTTTGCTCACAACGACATCAAGCCAGCCAACGTGTGCGTGCAGATGGGCGCGGAGGGACCCCGGGTGACCTTGATTGACTTCGGTCTGACCATGGTGGCCGGGACGCTGCCGAGGCTGGGGATCCAGTGGAACGAGCGTGTGTGCTACGCCCCCGAGATCTgcgggagagagaaggcgggCCCGTGCGGCAGCCTCTCCGACGTGTACGCCGTGGGCAAGCTGCTGCTGTTCCTATTCAGGGGGAACCAGATGCCGCAGCTGCTCAAGTGCTGGTTCGCCAAGAGCCAGGACATGAGGCCGAGGGAGCGCCAGGGCCTGGGCTCGCTGCTGGAGGCCCTTGAGCAGGAGAGGATCCGCCTGTTCCGAGGCTGCTACTGATCAGGGCCGTCGCCGTCTCGCGCGGATGTGGCACCGCTGCCTCCACGACTGACCCTCGACTGAAGGGGCACGCTTGCTGAAgggatgtttttctttgtataaaatattgattatttgTATATGAAACTTACTTCaataatgtgtgcgtgtttgtgcgtttttctaattattattattttttaattcatttttgtcAGTGATGGACATCTGGCAAGAAAAAAGNNNNNNNNNNNNNNNNNNNNNNNNNNNNNNNNNNNNNNNNNNNNNNNNNNNNNNNNNNNNNNNNNNNNNNNNNNNNNNNNNNNNNNNNNNNNNNNNNNNNNNNNNNNNNNNNNNNNNNNNNNNNNNNNNNNNNNNNNNNNNNNNNNNNNNNNNNNNNNNNNNN from Penaeus monodon isolate SGIC_2016 chromosome 23, NSTDA_Pmon_1, whole genome shotgun sequence includes these protein-coding regions:
- the LOC119588320 gene encoding serine/threonine-protein kinase pkn2-like yields the protein MGILPRHLGKGGYGTALLNDHKELVMKYAQTLHTFRSFIVEAKTMALFCEYHGVQRLVGVCLEKMCLVTKYAGQSLDAHVVGRMHKEHRISVVKQVCNILQSMHKHGFAHNDIKPANVCVQMGAEGPRVTLIDFGLTMVAGTLPRLGIQWNERVCYAPEICGREKAGPCGSLSDVYAVGKLLLFLFRGNQMPQLLKCWFAKSQDMRPRERQGLGSLLEALEQERIRLFRGCY